One window of Bacteroides sp. genomic DNA carries:
- a CDS encoding lipocalin family protein, with the protein MLRDKSLFLILFMMLFSCKGQSPSVDLTTVKTLDIERYLGTWYEIARYDHRFERGLMGVTASYSWREDGKIKVVNAGYRRSLDGRRSEAVGKAYIPDPDVPAKLKVSFFAFFYGDYFVLELDEDYRWAAVGSSSDKYLWILSRTPQMEDAIYDDLLEKLTLRGYDVSKLIQVEQRINLAH; encoded by the coding sequence ATGCTAAGGGACAAGTCATTATTCCTGATCCTGTTTATGATGTTGTTTTCGTGCAAGGGGCAGAGCCCTTCCGTTGATTTGACCACAGTCAAGACCCTGGATATTGAAAGGTATCTTGGGACCTGGTATGAAATAGCCAGGTATGACCACCGGTTTGAGCGTGGGCTTATGGGGGTGACGGCAAGCTATTCCTGGCGCGAAGACGGAAAAATTAAGGTGGTTAATGCGGGCTACAGGCGCAGCCTGGATGGAAGAAGATCGGAAGCGGTCGGGAAGGCCTATATCCCTGATCCGGATGTGCCAGCCAAACTAAAAGTATCCTTCTTCGCCTTTTTTTACGGCGATTATTTTGTGCTGGAACTGGATGAAGATTACCGTTGGGCCGCTGTGGGCAGCAGCTCTGATAAATATTTGTGGATATTATCCCGTACCCCTCAGATGGAGGATGCCATATATGACGACTTACTTGAGAAACTGACCCTTAGGGGGTATGATGTGTCAAAGCTCATCCAGGTGGAGCAAAGAATAAATTTAGCCCATTGA